One Thermofilum sp. genomic window carries:
- a CDS encoding molybdopterin-dependent oxidoreductase, which produces MELSRRDFLALSTAAAATLLVHLPAPKPSGEASAAQEEKIPVMCNMCGAGCGIYLVKRNGRMYVEPNLEHPQPGLCARAASSIQLWNHPLRLKKPLKRVGERGEGRFQEVDWETALNEIAAKLREVVGKYGPESVCFTYHDFYAWHMPFIAFTLGTPNYVSHASCCHNASTYARMLILGAGGPPTVDPDYERARYVIFVGRVLNAAMGHVQRLQKAREAGVKLVYVDPRMGNAAMAEGEWVPIIPGTDAAFFLAMMHVILTEKLYDEPYVKKYTNATFLIKPDGTPLTEKDLGRETADYVVYDLDAKDFVSYKKARNPALEWEGEAAGVKVRTAFLLLKERAAQYPPEKVEGICGVPAATIRRIAREFANARGVIEDGWWTSKNANDSDAFRAVLTLNALVGSIETAGGLYIKLGSRLPASARAEADKVTTITGGTLPPITAKRIDTQKYPAVPHVFDAILDAVLEEKPYPIKALIIVGTEPFTRDVNTEKLKQALRKLDLVVVIDVVPNDSVDWADYVLPDNIYLEREELADVKWTPHAAIQLSHKALEPPPGVDARNGFWIMMEIVRRTVPDRAKAVGYTEEYADYHKFEEFESLVRKKAIEGLSKAWNVPAEDIERALNEKGFYVFRYWTPKPGPGTLATKSGLIEIYSLRALDFKDDPLPKWKPPPYKKPTAPDEFYLVNGRDQFVTVHAVWTWSIACLVDRRVWMNPKDAERLGIRDGDLIELEGLDNGFKARARVKVTNRVREGVLYVYNRAGGRFSKLITGQYEVLKDGINPNMFTLSWLEPLNGSPSLNSTVKVRRVGA; this is translated from the coding sequence ATGGAGCTTAGCAGAAGAGACTTCTTAGCGCTGAGCACTGCAGCAGCTGCGACTCTACTCGTCCACCTGCCAGCGCCGAAGCCAAGTGGGGAGGCGTCGGCCGCGCAGGAGGAGAAAATACCAGTGATGTGCAACATGTGCGGTGCTGGGTGCGGCATCTACCTCGTGAAGCGCAACGGCAGAATGTACGTGGAGCCTAACCTAGAGCACCCCCAGCCCGGCCTCTGCGCGAGAGCGGCATCGTCAATACAGCTCTGGAACCACCCCTTGAGGCTAAAGAAACCTTTGAAGCGAGTTGGCGAGAGAGGCGAGGGCAGGTTCCAGGAAGTCGACTGGGAGACGGCCTTGAACGAGATTGCTGCTAAGCTGAGGGAAGTCGTCGGGAAGTATGGGCCCGAGTCGGTATGCTTCACCTACCACGACTTCTACGCTTGGCACATGCCTTTCATCGCGTTCACTCTCGGGACTCCGAACTACGTATCACACGCGTCCTGCTGCCACAACGCCAGCACATACGCGAGAATGCTAATCCTGGGCGCTGGGGGGCCGCCCACCGTCGACCCAGACTACGAGAGAGCGAGGTACGTGATCTTCGTGGGCCGGGTTCTCAACGCCGCGATGGGTCACGTGCAGAGGCTGCAGAAAGCCAGGGAGGCTGGGGTCAAGCTCGTCTACGTTGACCCGAGGATGGGTAACGCTGCGATGGCCGAAGGCGAGTGGGTGCCCATAATCCCCGGAACCGACGCTGCCTTCTTCTTAGCGATGATGCACGTCATCCTCACTGAGAAGCTCTACGACGAGCCCTACGTGAAGAAGTACACTAACGCGACCTTCCTCATCAAGCCTGACGGCACGCCTCTAACCGAGAAAGACCTTGGGCGCGAAACCGCAGACTACGTTGTGTACGACCTGGACGCGAAGGACTTCGTCAGCTACAAGAAGGCTAGGAACCCCGCACTCGAGTGGGAGGGCGAGGCGGCGGGCGTCAAGGTGAGGACGGCCTTCCTCCTCCTGAAGGAGCGCGCAGCCCAGTACCCGCCCGAGAAAGTGGAGGGGATCTGCGGGGTCCCAGCAGCAACGATCCGGAGGATCGCGCGAGAGTTTGCGAACGCGCGAGGCGTCATTGAGGATGGGTGGTGGACCTCGAAGAACGCTAACGACTCGGACGCGTTCCGCGCTGTCCTCACCCTGAACGCTCTTGTGGGCAGCATCGAGACGGCTGGCGGGCTCTACATAAAGCTCGGCTCGAGGCTCCCTGCTTCCGCAAGAGCCGAGGCAGACAAGGTGACGACGATCACCGGAGGCACGCTGCCTCCGATCACCGCGAAGCGCATTGACACGCAGAAATACCCTGCAGTGCCGCACGTCTTCGACGCGATACTCGACGCGGTGCTCGAGGAGAAACCGTACCCGATCAAGGCCTTGATAATCGTGGGGACGGAGCCCTTTACGAGGGACGTTAACACTGAGAAGCTGAAGCAAGCTCTGCGGAAGCTGGACCTCGTGGTCGTGATCGACGTTGTGCCAAACGATAGCGTGGACTGGGCTGACTACGTCTTACCCGACAACATCTACCTCGAGCGCGAGGAGCTCGCTGACGTGAAGTGGACTCCGCACGCCGCAATCCAGCTGAGCCACAAAGCGCTGGAGCCGCCGCCCGGCGTTGACGCGAGGAACGGCTTCTGGATCATGATGGAGATAGTTAGGCGCACGGTCCCCGACAGGGCTAAGGCGGTAGGCTACACTGAGGAGTACGCAGACTACCACAAGTTCGAGGAGTTCGAGAGCTTGGTTAGGAAGAAAGCCATTGAAGGTCTGTCGAAAGCTTGGAACGTTCCCGCAGAGGATATAGAGAGGGCTCTCAACGAGAAAGGCTTCTACGTGTTCAGGTACTGGACTCCGAAGCCGGGTCCAGGAACCCTCGCGACGAAGAGCGGGCTCATCGAGATCTACAGCCTCAGGGCTCTCGACTTCAAAGACGACCCCTTGCCCAAGTGGAAGCCTCCACCGTACAAGAAGCCGACTGCCCCGGACGAGTTCTACCTCGTTAACGGGCGGGACCAGTTCGTCACTGTGCACGCTGTGTGGACGTGGTCGATTGCATGCCTCGTCGACAGAAGGGTCTGGATGAACCCGAAGGATGCTGAGCGCCTCGGGATAAGGGACGGCGACCTGATAGAGCTCGAAGGGCTCGACAACGGCTTCAAGGCCAGAGCCCGCGTAAAGGTCACCAACAGGGTGAGGGAGGGGGTGCTTTACGTGTACAACAGGGCTGGCGGGAGGTTCTCCAAGCTGATCACCGGCCAGTACGAGGTGCTGAAGGACGGTATCAACCCGAACATGTTCACGCTCAGCTGGCTGGAGCCTCTAAACGGTTCTCCGAGCCTTAACTCCACCGTGAAGGTTAGGAGGGTGGGAGCATGA
- a CDS encoding ATP-binding cassette domain-containing protein, translated as MSHLLEMRGIVKRFGPVEALKGVDFHVGRAEVVGLVGDNGAGKSTLVKIIAGVYQPDAGEIYWEGSPRIFRDPGEARAAGIEIVYQHLALIDLLSIERNIFLGREPVRKIGPLAILQRRRMSEEAMKVLQEIGLKRIRSPSVRVAKLSGGERQSVAIGRAMHFKAKLLLLDEPTAALSVRETRAVLDHILDVKKQGTSVVIISHNIYHVYEVADRIVVLDHGRKIADVPKEKVTPEEIIEVIRRGAPLENTS; from the coding sequence GTGAGCCACCTCCTCGAGATGCGCGGGATCGTGAAGAGGTTCGGCCCCGTCGAAGCCCTCAAAGGCGTCGACTTCCACGTGGGAAGAGCCGAGGTCGTCGGCCTGGTGGGCGACAACGGAGCCGGCAAAAGCACGCTCGTAAAAATCATCGCCGGCGTCTACCAGCCTGACGCCGGGGAGATCTACTGGGAGGGCTCGCCGAGGATATTCAGAGACCCCGGAGAGGCCAGGGCAGCTGGTATCGAGATCGTGTACCAGCACCTCGCGCTGATCGACCTTCTGAGCATCGAGAGGAACATCTTCCTCGGGAGAGAGCCTGTGAGGAAGATCGGCCCCTTAGCTATCCTGCAGCGGAGGAGGATGTCGGAAGAGGCGATGAAAGTACTCCAGGAGATCGGGCTCAAGAGGATCCGGAGCCCTTCAGTGCGCGTAGCGAAACTCAGCGGAGGTGAAAGGCAGAGCGTCGCTATCGGTAGAGCGATGCACTTCAAGGCGAAGCTGCTCCTCCTCGACGAGCCCACCGCCGCCCTCTCAGTCCGAGAGACCAGAGCCGTCCTCGACCACATCCTAGACGTGAAGAAGCAGGGAACCAGCGTGGTCATCATCTCCCACAACATATACCACGTTTATGAGGTCGCGGACAGGATAGTGGTGCTCGACCACGGCAGGAAAATCGCCGATGTACCTAAAGAGAAAGTTACACCGGAAGAAATAATCGAAGTGATCAGGCGCGGCGCCCCCCTAGAGAACACTTCTTGA